The following proteins come from a genomic window of Frankia casuarinae:
- the atpD gene encoding F0F1 ATP synthase subunit beta: MTVTTSSPATAPGRTPGIGRVARVIGPVVDVEFAPDELPEIYQALQVDRTIGDETLTLTLEVAQHIGDNTVRAISMQQTDGLVRGAPVHDTGAPISVPVGDATKGHVFNVLGTPLDVKQIEAETYWPIHRSAPAFDQLESKTEMFTTGIKVIDLLAPYVRGGKIGLFGGAGVGKTVIIQEMIRRVAKEFGGVSVFAGVGERTREGNDLFLEMTEAGVIEDTALVFGQMDEPPGTRLRVALGALTMAEYFRDVQKQDVLLFIDNIFRFTQAGSEVSTLLGRMPSAVGYQPTLADEMGVLQERITSTRGHSITSLQAIYVPADDLTDPAPATTFTHLDATTVLDRAISDLGIYPAVSPLDSNSRILDARYLGQEHYDTAREVQRILQRYKDLQDIIAILGIDELSEEDKILVNRARRIQRFLSQPFFVAEQFTGIPGKFVPLDETIDSFKRLTQGDFDHLPEQAFFMCGGIEDAEKNAENL, from the coding sequence ATGACCGTCACCACCAGCTCGCCGGCCACGGCACCGGGCCGGACCCCGGGGATCGGCCGGGTCGCCCGAGTCATCGGACCGGTTGTCGACGTGGAGTTCGCTCCCGACGAACTCCCCGAGATCTACCAGGCACTGCAGGTCGACCGGACCATCGGCGACGAGACGCTGACGCTGACGCTCGAGGTCGCCCAGCACATCGGTGACAACACCGTGCGGGCCATCTCCATGCAGCAGACCGACGGTCTCGTCCGGGGCGCGCCCGTCCACGACACCGGCGCGCCGATCTCGGTCCCGGTCGGCGACGCCACCAAGGGCCACGTGTTCAACGTGCTTGGCACGCCGCTCGACGTGAAGCAGATCGAGGCCGAGACGTACTGGCCGATCCACCGGTCGGCGCCGGCGTTCGACCAGCTCGAGTCGAAGACCGAGATGTTCACCACCGGCATCAAGGTCATCGACCTGCTCGCGCCGTACGTGCGCGGCGGGAAGATCGGCCTGTTCGGCGGTGCCGGCGTCGGCAAGACCGTCATCATCCAGGAGATGATCCGCCGGGTCGCCAAGGAGTTCGGTGGCGTCTCGGTGTTCGCCGGGGTCGGCGAGCGTACCCGTGAGGGCAACGACCTGTTCCTGGAGATGACCGAGGCCGGCGTCATCGAGGACACCGCGCTGGTGTTCGGCCAGATGGACGAGCCGCCGGGTACCCGGCTGCGGGTCGCGCTCGGCGCGCTCACGATGGCCGAGTACTTCCGGGACGTCCAGAAGCAGGACGTGCTGCTGTTCATCGACAACATCTTCCGGTTCACCCAGGCCGGATCCGAGGTCTCCACGCTGCTCGGCCGGATGCCCAGCGCCGTCGGCTACCAGCCGACGCTGGCCGACGAGATGGGTGTGCTCCAGGAGCGCATCACCTCGACCCGGGGCCACTCGATCACCTCGCTGCAGGCCATCTACGTGCCCGCGGACGACCTGACCGACCCGGCGCCGGCGACGACGTTCACCCACCTCGACGCCACCACCGTGCTCGACCGGGCCATCTCCGACCTGGGTATCTACCCGGCGGTGAGCCCGCTCGACTCCAACTCCCGGATCCTGGACGCGCGCTATCTCGGGCAGGAGCACTACGACACGGCCCGTGAGGTGCAGCGGATCCTGCAGCGCTACAAGGACCTGCAGGACATCATCGCCATCCTCGGTATCGATGAGCTCTCCGAAGAGGACAAGATTCTCGTCAACCGGGCGCGGCGGATCCAGCGGTTCCTGTCGCAGCCGTTCTTCGTGGCCGAGCAGTTCACCGGCATCCCCGGCAAGTTCGTCCCGCTCGACGAGACGATCGACTCGTTCAAGCGGCTCACCCAGGGCGACTTCGACCACCTGCCGGAGCAGGCGTTCTTCATGTGCGGTGGCATCGAGGACGCGGAGAAGAACGCGGAGAACCTGTAA
- a CDS encoding F0F1 ATP synthase subunit gamma — MAGQLREYRRRIRSVQSTKKITRAMELIAASRIAKARARVAAARPYAEEITRVIEAVAAQTTIDHPLTTERPGAARAAVVVITSDRGLAGGYSSNALRRTGELIELLHSEGKETDLHVVGRKGTGYYRFRGRAMSGEYTGFSEQPSYADAKSVADALIAAFIATSENGGVDEIHVVHTEYVSAITQTPVARRLLPMVLTETDEPPRGGPLPQYEFEPSAEGVLDALLPRYVESRLYAALLESAASESAARQRAMKSATDNAEDLIKRYTRQANRARQDAITQEISEIVGGANALASGT, encoded by the coding sequence ATGGCGGGCCAGCTTCGTGAGTACCGGCGGCGCATCCGGTCGGTGCAGTCGACGAAGAAGATCACCCGAGCGATGGAGCTGATCGCGGCTTCCCGCATCGCCAAGGCGCGGGCGCGGGTCGCCGCGGCCCGCCCCTATGCCGAGGAGATCACCCGGGTGATCGAGGCGGTCGCGGCGCAGACCACGATCGACCATCCGCTCACCACCGAGCGGCCCGGGGCGGCCCGGGCCGCGGTCGTGGTGATCACCAGCGACCGGGGGTTGGCCGGCGGGTACAGCTCGAACGCGCTGCGGCGCACCGGGGAGCTCATCGAGCTGCTGCATTCGGAGGGCAAGGAGACCGACCTGCACGTCGTGGGCCGCAAGGGAACGGGCTACTACCGCTTCCGGGGACGTGCGATGAGCGGCGAGTACACCGGTTTCTCCGAACAGCCGTCGTACGCGGACGCCAAGTCGGTCGCGGACGCGCTCATCGCGGCCTTCATCGCCACGAGCGAGAACGGCGGGGTGGACGAGATCCACGTGGTCCACACGGAGTACGTCAGCGCCATCACCCAGACGCCGGTCGCCCGCCGGTTGCTGCCGATGGTGCTCACCGAGACCGACGAACCGCCGCGTGGCGGTCCGCTGCCCCAGTATGAGTTCGAGCCCTCCGCCGAGGGGGTGCTCGACGCGTTGCTGCCGCGCTACGTGGAAAGCCGGCTCTATGCGGCGCTGCTCGAGTCGGCGGCGTCGGAGTCGGCGGCGCGACAGCGGGCCATGAAGTCGGCTACGGACAACGCCGAGGACCTCATCAAGAGATACACCCGGCAGGCCAACCGGGCCCGACAGGACGCCATTACTCAGGAGATCTCCGAGATCGTCGGTGGCGCCAACGCTCTGGCTTCGGGAACCTGA